ATACAATAAGATATCAAATGAAAAAAGGGGCGAATACCCATACATTCGAAGTTATACCGTATATAAGAATTACTGATACTGATATTAAATTTAGAGATGGGAAGATTGTCGCGAAATTCAAAATGCAACAGACTACATCGGAGCCTGTTAAGGCGATTTCCTTATTTGCCCATCCGGATATATCTGTGGGATATCGTATACAAACGGCGAGTGTAACATACGAATTAAATACGATTGCGGAAGATGTAGAATATGAGATTGTTATGGATATAAATAATTATAATAAAATATCCACGGGCAATAGCTATTATTTCCGTATAGGTGCATTAAGTGGTGCGTCGGAGGCTAAATATAATTATGCTCCTGCGGTGAATGTTGATTTGTAATCTTTGCAGAGTGCAAGCTAATAAATAAAACATGAAAAAAATATCTCAAAATATTTTTCGGATTATATCCCTTTCTTTCATTCTGGGGATTGTAGTAAGTTGTTCAGATAAAGAGGTTATAAGTAAAGAACCGGTTGATTATGTGAATCCGTATATAGGAAATATAAGTCATCTGTTAATTCCTGCTTATCCTACCATCCATCTTCCGAACAGTATGCTAAGGGTATATCCGGAAAGGGAAGATTATACCGGAAATAAAATAAAAGGCTTGCCAGTGATAGTTACAAGTCATAGAGGAAATTCGGCATTTTCCATAAGTCCGCTTGCCGGGGACAAGCAATTATCTTCGGTTATTCCGCTGGAATACGATAATGAAGTGATTAAGCCATATTTCTATCGGGTATTTCTGAATGAGGATAATATCGATGTGGAATATGTACCATCATATCAGTCTGCAATATATAAATTTCAGTTTAGTGAGGGTGCTCCGTCCTTTGTGATAAATAGTAAGAATGGTATATTGAAAGCGAATGGAAGTTCAGTATCTGGTTATCAGCAAATAGGAGATTTTCCAACAAAAGTCTATCTGTATCTCGAAACGGATATTGATCCTGAACGGATAGATCCCTTTGATGATAAAACGGAGGATAGTTCTTGTCTTGTAATGAGATTTACAGAGAATTCACGACAAATACATATTCGTTATGGTATATCCTTTATAAGCGAAGAGCAGGCTAAAAAGAATCTTTACCGGGAAGTGAAAAATGCCAGCTTTGATGAAGTCAGAGAACAAGGGCGGGCTATATGGAATGAGACACTGAGTAAAATAAAAGTCGAAGGGAACTGTGAAGATGCTAAAGCAGTGTTTTATACATCTCTTTACCGCACTTATGAACGAATGATCTGTATCTCTGAAGATGGGATGTATTATAGTTCGTTTGATGATAAGGTGCATGGCGATAATGGCATACCATTTTATACTGATGACTGGATTTGGGATACATACCGTGCCACACATCCTCTGAGAGTTATCATAGAACCCGAAAAGGAAGTTCAGATGATTAATTCATTTGTCCGTATGGCTGAACAGATGGATAATTTTTGGATGCCAACTTTTCCTGAAATTACTGGTGATAGTCGCAGAATGAATTCAAATCATGGAGTGGCAACAGTTATCGATGCTTATGTAAAAGGGCTTAAAGGATTTAATCTCGAATTGGCTTATGATGCATGCAAGAGGGGTATTACTGAAAAAACACTTATTCCATGGTCAGGAGATAAGGCCGGAGTGTTAGATGATTTCTATAAAAAGAACGGTTATTTTCCGGCCTTAAGAGACGGTGAGATAGAATCGGTTGCCAATGTGAATAATTTTGAAAAAAGGCAACCTGTCGCAGTCACTTTAGGTACAGTGTATGACGAATGGTGCCTTTCCCAGATTGCAAAACATATAGGCAAAAAGGATGACTATTCTCATTTTCTGAAAAGAAGTCTGAACTATCATAAGTTGTTTAATCCGGATACTAAATTCTTCCATCCCAAAGATATGAATGGAAGCTATATTGAACCGTTCGATTACAGGTATTCGGGAGGGCAAGGTGCCCGTGATTATTATGGAGAAAACAATGGATGGGTATATCGGTGGGACGTGCCTCATAATATTGCTGATCTGATTAACTTAATGGGGGGAGATGCTCTATTTGTTGAAGAACTGGAGAAGATGTACGATACGCCATTGGGCAAAAGCAAATTTGAATTTTATGCACAGCTACCCGATCATACGGGGAA
The Dysgonomonas mossii DNA segment above includes these coding regions:
- a CDS encoding DUF3823 domain-containing protein, with the protein product MKKNLTIIAMLVLFGIFSSCEKDNLDYAPDASFSGEIRDLETGELVQQDILEGAKIYFIELGWNNPPVQSMVFKNDGTFQNNLMFSGDYKIIMNKGNYIPQDTIRYQMKKGANTHTFEVIPYIRITDTDIKFRDGKIVAKFKMQQTTSEPVKAISLFAHPDISVGYRIQTASVTYELNTIAEDVEYEIVMDINNYNKISTGNSYYFRIGALSGASEAKYNYAPAVNVDL
- a CDS encoding GH92 family glycosyl hydrolase is translated as MKKISQNIFRIISLSFILGIVVSCSDKEVISKEPVDYVNPYIGNISHLLIPAYPTIHLPNSMLRVYPEREDYTGNKIKGLPVIVTSHRGNSAFSISPLAGDKQLSSVIPLEYDNEVIKPYFYRVFLNEDNIDVEYVPSYQSAIYKFQFSEGAPSFVINSKNGILKANGSSVSGYQQIGDFPTKVYLYLETDIDPERIDPFDDKTEDSSCLVMRFTENSRQIHIRYGISFISEEQAKKNLYREVKNASFDEVREQGRAIWNETLSKIKVEGNCEDAKAVFYTSLYRTYERMICISEDGMYYSSFDDKVHGDNGIPFYTDDWIWDTYRATHPLRVIIEPEKEVQMINSFVRMAEQMDNFWMPTFPEITGDSRRMNSNHGVATVIDAYVKGLKGFNLELAYDACKRGITEKTLIPWSGDKAGVLDDFYKKNGYFPALRDGEIESVANVNNFEKRQPVAVTLGTVYDEWCLSQIAKHIGKKDDYSHFLKRSLNYHKLFNPDTKFFHPKDMNGSYIEPFDYRYSGGQGARDYYGENNGWVYRWDVPHNIADLINLMGGDALFVEELEKMYDTPLGKSKFEFYAQLPDHTGNVGQFSMANEPSLHIPYLYNYAGQPWRTQKRIRNLLDQWFRNDLMGVPGDEDGGGMTSFVVFSQLGFYPVTPGLPMYVIGSPTFEKASIKLGEGKTFDIICSNYSPENKYIQSAKLNGVDWNKSWFTHEDLIKGGKLEFVMGNRPNKQWASDKASIPPSFEMNGD